A stretch of the Actinoalloteichus fjordicus genome encodes the following:
- a CDS encoding FdhF/YdeP family oxidoreductase — translation MTREAPRQDIDESELAVSKPKEWAAGIPGVLVSLGRGLEQMGAGRTVSTLRLLNQRKGFDCPGCAWPEGQGHRSLAEFCENGAKAVAEEATRRRVDEAFFATHSVAELAERTDYWLGSQGRLTHPMVLRPGGTHYEPISWAESFELIAAELGELDSPDQAVFYTSGRTSNEAAFLYQLFVRSFGTNNLPDCSNMCHESSGSALNQTLGIGKGSVSLDDVHHADLLLIVGQNPGTNHPRMLSALEKAKRNGAKIVAVNPLPEAGLLRFKNPQNIRGVLGKGTDLADEFCQIRLGGDLALFQALGHLLLAAEEESPGTVLDGDFIREHSHGFAEYAAHVHALDWAQVEEATGLARSQIETVARMLIASERTIVCWAMGITQHRHSVATIREMVNVLLLRGMIGRPGAGVCPVRGHSNVQGDRTMGIWEKPPESFLDALEREFALPMPREHGFDTVAALQAMRGRAADDRGLVFFALGGNFVSASPDTEVTEAALRSCSLTVQVSTKLNRSHVVHGRTALILPTLGRTEVDVQHTGEQFVTVEDSMSAVHASRGRLEPASETLHSEVSIVARLARAVLGAEHSIPWEDFERDYDAIRDRIARVVPGCEDYNEKVRRPDGFVLPNPPRDSRSFPTATGRANFTANRLEVLRVPAGRLLLQTLRSHDQYNTTIYGLDDRYRGIKNARRVVFVNPADCEQLGVHDGQLVDVISEWRVGDRVEERRATGFRVVAYPTARGCAAAYYPEANPLVPLDSVAEESNTPTSKSIVVRLEQAG, via the coding sequence ATGACTCGCGAGGCGCCTCGGCAGGACATCGACGAATCGGAGCTGGCCGTCTCCAAGCCGAAGGAGTGGGCGGCGGGCATTCCCGGCGTGCTGGTCTCCCTCGGCCGAGGCTTGGAGCAGATGGGCGCGGGACGCACCGTCAGCACACTGCGGCTGCTCAATCAACGCAAGGGCTTCGACTGCCCCGGCTGTGCCTGGCCGGAGGGCCAGGGCCATCGCAGTCTCGCCGAGTTCTGTGAGAACGGAGCGAAGGCGGTCGCCGAGGAGGCGACCCGCAGGCGCGTCGACGAGGCGTTCTTCGCCACCCACTCCGTCGCCGAGCTGGCCGAGCGCACCGACTACTGGCTGGGCAGCCAGGGCAGGCTGACGCACCCGATGGTCCTGAGACCCGGCGGGACGCACTACGAGCCGATCTCCTGGGCGGAGTCGTTCGAGCTGATCGCGGCCGAGCTGGGCGAGCTGGACTCCCCGGACCAGGCCGTCTTCTACACCTCCGGTCGCACCAGCAACGAGGCCGCCTTCCTGTACCAGCTGTTCGTCCGGTCCTTCGGCACGAACAACCTCCCGGACTGCTCGAACATGTGCCACGAGTCCTCCGGTTCCGCGTTGAACCAGACGCTCGGCATCGGCAAGGGATCGGTCAGCCTCGACGACGTCCACCACGCCGACCTGCTGCTGATCGTCGGGCAGAACCCCGGCACCAACCACCCTCGGATGCTCTCGGCGCTGGAGAAGGCCAAGCGCAACGGCGCGAAGATCGTGGCGGTGAACCCGTTGCCGGAGGCGGGGCTGCTCCGGTTCAAGAACCCGCAGAACATCCGGGGCGTGCTCGGCAAGGGCACCGACCTCGCCGACGAGTTCTGTCAGATCCGGCTCGGCGGAGACCTCGCCCTGTTCCAGGCCCTCGGTCACCTGCTGCTGGCTGCGGAGGAGGAGTCGCCCGGCACCGTCCTGGACGGCGACTTCATCCGGGAGCACAGTCACGGCTTCGCCGAGTACGCCGCCCACGTGCACGCCCTGGACTGGGCGCAGGTGGAGGAGGCGACCGGCCTCGCCAGAAGTCAGATCGAGACGGTGGCCAGGATGCTGATCGCCTCCGAGCGGACGATCGTCTGCTGGGCGATGGGCATCACCCAGCACCGGCATTCGGTCGCGACGATCCGCGAGATGGTCAACGTGCTGCTGCTGCGAGGCATGATCGGCCGCCCCGGCGCAGGCGTCTGCCCCGTCCGAGGTCATTCCAACGTGCAGGGCGACCGAACCATGGGGATCTGGGAGAAGCCGCCCGAGTCCTTCCTCGACGCGCTGGAACGCGAGTTCGCGCTGCCGATGCCGCGCGAGCACGGCTTCGACACGGTCGCGGCGCTGCAGGCGATGCGGGGCAGGGCGGCGGACGATCGCGGGCTGGTGTTCTTCGCGCTCGGCGGGAACTTCGTCTCCGCCAGCCCGGACACCGAGGTCACCGAGGCCGCGCTGCGGTCGTGCTCGCTGACGGTGCAGGTGTCCACCAAGCTCAATCGCTCGCACGTGGTGCACGGGCGGACGGCGCTGATCCTGCCGACGCTGGGCCGGACCGAGGTCGACGTCCAGCACACCGGGGAACAGTTCGTCACCGTCGAGGACTCGATGTCTGCGGTGCACGCCTCCCGAGGCAGGCTGGAGCCGGCGAGCGAGACCCTGCACTCCGAGGTGTCCATCGTGGCCAGGCTGGCCCGAGCGGTCCTCGGCGCGGAGCACTCGATCCCCTGGGAGGACTTCGAGCGGGACTACGACGCGATCCGCGATCGAATCGCGCGGGTGGTTCCCGGCTGCGAGGACTACAACGAGAAGGTCCGCAGGCCCGACGGTTTCGTCCTGCCGAATCCGCCTCGGGACTCGCGATCGTTCCCGACGGCGACGGGGCGGGCGAACTTCACCGCGAACCGGCTGGAGGTGCTGCGGGTACCGGCGGGCAGGCTGCTCCTTCAGACGCTGCGCAGCCACGATCAGTACAACACGACGATCTACGGTCTCGACGATCGTTATCGCGGAATCAAGAACGCCCGGCGGGTCGTCTTCGTCAATCCGGCCGACTGCGAGCAGCTCGGGGTGCACGACGGCCAACTGGTCGACGTGATCAGCGAGTGGCGGGTGGGTGATCGGGTCGAGGAGCGCCGCGCGACTGGCTTCCGGGTGGTGGCGTATCCGACCGCGCGCGGCTGCGCGGCGGCCTATTACCCGGAGGCCAATCCGCTGGTTCCGCTGGACTCGGTGGCGGAGGAGTCCAACACTCCGACGTCGAAGTCGATCGTCGTCCGGCTGGAGCAGGCGGGCTGA